One genomic region from Solwaraspora sp. WMMD792 encodes:
- a CDS encoding valine--tRNA ligase translates to MLPAQYAPGEVEQRRYERWVAEGYFRADAGSGKPSFTIVVPPPNVTGSLHVGHALDHSIQDTLIRRKRMQGFEALWLPGMDHAGIATQNVVERQLAAEGLSRHDLGREQFIDRVWQWKAESGGTILGQMRRLGDSVDWDRERFTMDEGLSRAVQTIFKRLYDDELIYRAERIINWCPRCRTALSDIEVEHSDDDGELVSIRYGEGDASIVVATTRVETMLGDTAVAVHPDDDRYRHLVGTEVELPLTGRRIPIVADAHVDPTFGTGAVKVTPAHDPNDFEIGQRHGLPSLTILDERAVVTAAGPFEGLDRFEARPAIVAALRAEGRVVAEKRPYVHAVGHCSRCRTTVEPRLSLQWFVRTGPLAKAAGDAVRDGRTRVEPPELAARYFAWVDNMHDWCISRQLWWGHRIPVWYGPDGEVVCVGPDEQPPAGAGWRQDEDVLDTWFSSALWPFSTLGWPDQTDDLRTFYPTSVLVTGYDILFFWVARMMMFGLYAMEGRQPFDVVALHGMVRDQFGKKMSKSYGNVVDPLDWIDRFGADATRFTLVRGANPGADVPVSEEWCQGSRNFCNKLWNATRFALLNGAHLTGDLPDRADLGMTDRWIMSRLQEVTAQVDQQFEAFELAKACDTLYHFAWDDVCDWYLELSKPVLGAGGEAADRTRRVLGHVLDQLLRLLHPVTPFVTDELWSALAGSGQPAAGSLMVASWPVADPSWQDPAAEAELAVVQRVVTEIRRFRSDQGLRPTQRVSARLTGLVDAGVGGHEPLIRSLTRLDEPAADFSATAKLAVTAQVGVEFDTRGSIDVAAERARLTKDRAAAEREAEQCRAKLGNSAFVDKAPAPVVDKIRTRLAVAEAELARIAGALAALPAADGEQS, encoded by the coding sequence ATGTTGCCGGCCCAGTACGCTCCGGGTGAGGTCGAACAGCGGCGGTACGAGCGGTGGGTAGCCGAGGGTTACTTCCGCGCCGACGCGGGCAGCGGGAAGCCGTCGTTCACGATCGTGGTGCCGCCGCCGAACGTCACGGGGTCGCTGCACGTCGGGCACGCCCTCGACCACTCGATCCAGGACACGCTGATCCGACGCAAGCGGATGCAAGGCTTCGAAGCGCTCTGGTTGCCCGGCATGGACCACGCCGGGATCGCCACCCAGAACGTCGTGGAGCGACAGCTCGCCGCCGAAGGCCTGTCCCGGCACGACCTCGGCCGGGAACAGTTCATCGACCGGGTCTGGCAGTGGAAAGCGGAGTCGGGCGGCACCATCCTCGGGCAGATGCGCCGTCTCGGTGACTCGGTCGACTGGGACCGGGAACGTTTCACGATGGACGAGGGCCTGTCCCGGGCGGTGCAGACCATCTTCAAGCGTCTCTACGACGACGAGCTGATCTATCGCGCCGAGCGCATCATCAACTGGTGCCCGCGGTGCCGAACCGCCCTGTCCGACATCGAGGTGGAACACAGCGACGACGACGGCGAGTTGGTCTCCATCCGGTACGGCGAGGGCGACGCGTCGATCGTGGTGGCCACCACCCGGGTCGAGACGATGCTGGGCGACACTGCGGTGGCGGTGCACCCGGACGACGACCGCTACCGGCATCTCGTCGGCACCGAGGTCGAGTTGCCGTTGACCGGTCGGCGGATCCCGATCGTCGCGGACGCGCACGTCGATCCGACGTTCGGCACGGGCGCGGTGAAGGTGACCCCGGCGCACGACCCCAACGACTTCGAGATCGGCCAACGGCACGGGCTGCCGAGCCTGACCATCCTTGACGAGCGGGCGGTGGTCACGGCGGCCGGACCGTTCGAAGGACTGGACCGGTTCGAGGCGCGGCCGGCGATCGTCGCGGCGTTGCGGGCCGAAGGGCGGGTGGTGGCCGAGAAGCGGCCGTACGTGCACGCGGTCGGTCACTGTTCGCGGTGCCGGACCACGGTCGAGCCGCGGCTGTCGTTGCAGTGGTTCGTCCGGACCGGCCCGCTGGCGAAGGCCGCCGGGGACGCGGTGCGTGACGGTCGGACCCGGGTGGAGCCGCCGGAGCTGGCCGCACGCTACTTCGCCTGGGTCGACAACATGCACGACTGGTGCATCTCCCGGCAGCTGTGGTGGGGGCACCGGATCCCGGTCTGGTACGGCCCGGACGGCGAGGTCGTCTGCGTCGGACCCGACGAGCAGCCGCCGGCCGGTGCCGGCTGGCGGCAGGACGAGGACGTCCTCGACACCTGGTTCTCCAGCGCGCTGTGGCCGTTCTCCACGCTCGGCTGGCCGGACCAGACCGACGACCTGCGGACCTTCTACCCGACCAGCGTGCTGGTCACCGGCTACGACATCCTGTTCTTCTGGGTGGCCCGGATGATGATGTTCGGGCTGTACGCGATGGAGGGCCGGCAGCCGTTCGACGTGGTGGCCCTGCACGGCATGGTCCGGGACCAGTTCGGCAAGAAGATGTCCAAGTCGTACGGCAACGTCGTCGACCCGCTCGACTGGATCGACCGGTTCGGCGCCGACGCCACCCGGTTCACTCTGGTCCGGGGCGCCAACCCGGGCGCCGACGTGCCGGTCAGCGAGGAGTGGTGCCAGGGTTCCCGCAACTTCTGCAACAAGCTGTGGAACGCCACCAGGTTCGCGCTGCTCAACGGCGCGCACCTGACCGGCGACCTGCCCGACCGGGCGGATCTGGGCATGACCGACCGGTGGATCATGTCCCGGCTGCAGGAGGTGACGGCCCAGGTCGACCAGCAGTTCGAGGCGTTCGAGCTGGCCAAGGCGTGTGACACGCTCTACCACTTCGCCTGGGACGACGTCTGCGACTGGTATCTGGAGCTGAGCAAGCCGGTGCTGGGCGCTGGCGGGGAGGCCGCCGACCGGACCCGCCGGGTGCTCGGCCACGTGCTCGACCAACTGCTGCGGCTGCTCCACCCGGTTACTCCGTTCGTCACCGACGAGTTGTGGTCGGCGCTGGCCGGGTCGGGTCAGCCGGCGGCCGGCAGCCTGATGGTGGCTTCCTGGCCGGTCGCCGACCCGTCGTGGCAGGACCCGGCGGCGGAGGCGGAGCTGGCCGTGGTGCAGCGGGTGGTCACCGAGATCCGCCGGTTCCGGTCGGATCAGGGGCTGCGGCCGACCCAACGGGTCAGCGCCCGGCTGACCGGTCTGGTCGACGCGGGCGTCGGCGGGCACGAGCCGCTGATCCGGTCGCTGACCCGGCTGGACGAGCCGGCCGCCGATTTCTCGGCTACCGCAAAGCTCGCGGTGACCGCACAGGTCGGTGTCGAGTTCGACACCCGCGGTTCGATCGACGTGGCGGCTGAACGCGCCCGGTTGACCAAGGACCGGGCGGCGGCCGAGCGGGAAGCCGAGCAGTGCCGGGCCAAGTTGGGCAACAGCGCGTTCGTCGACAAGGCACCGGCCCCGGTGGTGGACAAGATCCGTACCCGGTTGGCAGTGGCCGAGGCGGAGCTGGCCCGCATCGCCGGAGCGCTCGCCGCGCTGCCGGCCGCTGACGGTGAGCAGTCGTGA